Proteins encoded in a region of the Sphingomonas jaspsi DSM 18422 genome:
- a CDS encoding DUF3147 family protein, with protein sequence MLSFLAKAGFAGLTVALVTVVAKRYPGWGGLLAALPITSLLAMSLLYAETRDAEQVGQLSTSILAFIVPSIPLFIALPLLLRSGVNYWMALAIVMAGTMALYAAAFWALPRLGVKL encoded by the coding sequence ATGTTGTCATTCCTTGCCAAAGCCGGTTTTGCCGGCCTGACGGTCGCGCTGGTGACGGTGGTGGCCAAGCGCTATCCCGGATGGGGCGGCCTGCTCGCCGCGCTGCCGATCACATCGTTGCTGGCGATGAGCCTGCTTTACGCCGAAACCCGCGATGCCGAGCAAGTCGGCCAGTTGTCGACGTCGATCCTGGCGTTCATCGTTCCGTCGATCCCGCTGTTCATCGCGCTGCCGCTGCTGCTTCGGTCGGGCGTGAATTACTGGATGGCGCTGGCGATAGTCATGGCGGGGACGATGGCGCTCTACGCGGCCGCCTTCTGGGCGCTGCCGCGGCTGGGGGTGAAGCTGTGA
- the queC gene encoding 7-cyano-7-deazaguanine synthase QueC yields the protein MTKQAVILLSGGLDSMVCAALAREAGFGVLALTIDYHQRHRVELEAARRIAAELADRHIVLPLDLSAFGGSALTSDIAVPKGGVEEGIPVTYVPARNTVFLSLALAWAEAAGARDLFVGVNALDYSGYPDCRPEFVEAFEALANKATKAGVEGDPFTIHSPLLHMTKADIAREAHRLGLDAGMSHSCYDPAPDGGACGLCDACRLRAKGFEEAGLPDPTRYAAR from the coding sequence GTGACGAAACAGGCCGTCATCCTGCTGTCGGGCGGGCTCGACTCGATGGTGTGCGCCGCCCTGGCGCGCGAGGCCGGGTTCGGCGTCCTTGCGCTGACCATCGATTACCACCAGCGCCACCGGGTAGAGCTGGAAGCGGCGAGGCGCATTGCCGCCGAACTGGCCGACCGGCACATCGTCCTGCCGCTCGACCTTTCCGCGTTCGGCGGATCGGCACTGACCAGCGACATCGCCGTGCCCAAGGGCGGCGTGGAAGAGGGGATCCCGGTCACCTACGTCCCCGCCCGCAACACAGTGTTCCTCAGCCTCGCGCTGGCTTGGGCCGAAGCGGCGGGCGCGCGGGACCTGTTCGTCGGGGTCAACGCGCTCGACTATTCGGGCTATCCGGACTGCCGCCCCGAATTCGTCGAAGCGTTCGAAGCGCTGGCCAACAAGGCGACCAAGGCGGGGGTGGAGGGCGATCCCTTCACCATCCATTCGCCGCTGCTGCACATGACCAAGGCCGACATCGCGCGCGAGGCCCATCGCCTGGGGCTCGACGCGGGGATGAGTCATAGCTGCTACGACCCCGCGCCCGACGGCGGCGCCTGCGGACTTTGCGACGCCTGCCGCCTGCGCGCCAAGGGGTTCGAGGAAGCGGGCCTGCCCGACCCGACCCGCTACGCGGCCCGATGA
- the queE gene encoding 7-carboxy-7-deazaguanine synthase — protein MSYAVKEVFLTLQGEGVQAGSRAVFLRFAGCNLWTGREQDRAKAVCQFCDTDFVGTDGPGGGKFATADALADHVASMWGEGKTRRLVVITGGEPMLQLDVALVEALHDRGFRVAVESNGTIAAVPGIDWLCISPKPGSEVVQRRGDELKLVWPQAGIDPAGLEQWDFANFLVQPMDGPALDRSIEAAIALAMERPVWRLSLQAHKVAGLK, from the coding sequence ATGAGCTACGCGGTCAAGGAAGTCTTCCTGACGCTGCAGGGCGAAGGGGTGCAGGCCGGCAGCCGCGCGGTGTTCCTGCGCTTTGCCGGGTGCAATTTGTGGACTGGGCGCGAGCAGGACCGGGCCAAGGCCGTCTGTCAGTTCTGCGATACCGACTTCGTCGGCACCGACGGTCCGGGCGGGGGCAAGTTTGCGACGGCCGACGCGCTGGCCGACCATGTCGCGTCGATGTGGGGCGAGGGCAAAACGCGCCGGCTGGTGGTGATCACCGGCGGCGAGCCGATGCTGCAGCTCGACGTCGCGCTGGTTGAAGCGCTGCATGATCGCGGCTTCCGGGTCGCGGTCGAAAGCAACGGAACCATCGCCGCCGTTCCCGGCATCGACTGGCTGTGCATCAGTCCCAAGCCGGGCAGCGAAGTCGTCCAGCGCAGGGGCGACGAATTGAAGCTGGTCTGGCCGCAGGCGGGGATCGACCCGGCCGGGCTGGAGCAGTGGGATTTCGCCAACTTCCTGGTCCAGCCGATGGACGGCCCAGCGCTGGATCGTTCGATCGAGGCGGCAATCGCGCTGGCGATGGAACGGCCGGTCTGGCGGCTCAGCCTTCAGGCGCACAAGGTCGCCGGCCTCAAATAG
- the lipB gene encoding lipoyl(octanoyl) transferase LipB, giving the protein MSADDIEWRVSEGLVPYPDALAEMEARAAAVRAGDARELIWLLEHEPLFTAGTSADPAELFNPMGFPVYDAGRGGRYTYHGPGQRVGYLVLDLEKRGKDIRCFVHALEGWMIDALAELGVSARREAGRIGIWTGEGAEEAKIGAIGVRVKRWVTMHGFSINVAPDLTHFGGIVPCGLADFGVTSLQQLGKNQGMEAVDAAFNRNLPRFLNRLHVSQQVA; this is encoded by the coding sequence ATGAGTGCTGACGACATCGAATGGCGGGTAAGCGAGGGACTGGTGCCCTACCCCGACGCGCTGGCCGAAATGGAAGCGCGGGCCGCGGCGGTTCGTGCCGGCGACGCGCGCGAGCTCATCTGGCTGCTCGAACATGAGCCGTTGTTCACGGCGGGGACGAGCGCCGATCCGGCTGAACTGTTCAACCCGATGGGCTTTCCGGTGTACGACGCCGGACGCGGCGGGCGCTACACCTATCACGGACCGGGACAACGGGTCGGCTACCTCGTCCTCGACCTTGAAAAGCGGGGCAAGGATATCCGCTGCTTCGTCCATGCCCTTGAAGGTTGGATGATCGACGCCCTCGCCGAACTCGGCGTGTCGGCGCGGCGGGAGGCCGGGCGCATCGGCATCTGGACAGGCGAAGGCGCCGAGGAAGCCAAGATCGGCGCCATCGGCGTACGCGTGAAGCGGTGGGTGACGATGCACGGCTTTTCGATCAACGTCGCGCCCGATCTTACCCACTTCGGCGGGATCGTGCCGTGCGGCCTTGCCGACTTCGGCGTGACCAGTTTGCAGCAGCTTGGCAAGAATCAGGGCATGGAGGCCGTGGACGCAGCATTTAACCGGAATTTACCGCGGTTTCTCAACCGCTTGCACGTTTCCCAACAAGTCGCTTGA
- the hemF gene encoding oxygen-dependent coproporphyrinogen oxidase, with amino-acid sequence MKPLDSQQQAARTWFESLRDRICAEFEAIEREAGSDAAFEYTPWDRTDDSGEPGGGGVRSQMNGKVFEKVGVNVSSVGGTFSPEFAKQIPGAEDDPSFFATGISLVAHMANPHVPAVHMNTRFLTTTRRWFGGGADLNPAIPYQEDTDAFHARLRAACAAHDPTYYERFAQWAEEYFWLPHRARSRGVGGIFYDRLEDHFDENFAFTRDVGEAFLDIFPQIVRKRMNMPFTDADMEQLLEFRGRYVEFNLLYDRGTLFGLKTGGNIDAILMSLPPLARWK; translated from the coding sequence ATGAAACCGCTCGACAGCCAGCAGCAGGCCGCCCGCACCTGGTTCGAATCGCTGCGCGACCGAATCTGCGCCGAGTTCGAAGCGATCGAGCGCGAAGCGGGCAGCGACGCGGCCTTCGAATATACGCCGTGGGACCGGACCGACGACAGCGGCGAACCGGGCGGCGGCGGCGTCCGCAGCCAGATGAACGGCAAGGTCTTCGAAAAGGTCGGCGTCAACGTATCGAGCGTCGGCGGCACCTTCAGCCCGGAATTCGCCAAGCAGATCCCGGGGGCGGAGGACGACCCCAGCTTCTTTGCGACCGGCATCAGCCTCGTCGCCCACATGGCCAACCCGCATGTGCCCGCGGTGCACATGAACACCCGCTTCCTGACGACGACGCGGCGCTGGTTCGGCGGCGGCGCGGACCTCAATCCCGCCATCCCCTATCAGGAAGACACCGACGCCTTCCATGCCCGCCTGCGCGCGGCCTGCGCTGCGCACGATCCGACCTATTACGAACGCTTCGCGCAGTGGGCGGAGGAATATTTCTGGCTACCCCATCGGGCCCGGTCGCGCGGCGTGGGCGGCATCTTCTACGACCGGCTGGAAGATCATTTCGACGAGAATTTCGCCTTCACCCGCGACGTCGGCGAAGCGTTCCTAGACATCTTTCCGCAGATCGTCCGCAAGCGGATGAACATGCCCTTCACCGACGCCGACATGGAACAGCTGCTGGAATTCCGCGGCCGCTACGTCGAATTCAACCTGCTCTACGATCGCGGCACGCTGTTCGGGCTCAAGACCGGCGGCAACATCGACGCGATCCTGATGAGCCTGCCGCCGCTGGCGCGCTGGAAATAG
- a CDS encoding tRNA (cytidine(34)-2'-O)-methyltransferase, translating into MRIALYQPEIAGNVGAVMRLGACMGVAVDLIEPMGFEWDDRRVRRTAMDYIDHVEVCRHPDFATFRAARPGRLVLFSTKGDKSPYEFSFERDDILMFGKESAGVPADVAQQADAVLRIPIRAGVRSFNLATSAALALGEALRQTGELPR; encoded by the coding sequence ATGCGCATTGCACTCTACCAGCCCGAGATCGCCGGCAACGTCGGGGCGGTCATGCGCCTCGGCGCCTGCATGGGGGTCGCGGTCGACCTGATCGAACCGATGGGATTCGAATGGGACGACCGTCGGGTGCGCCGCACGGCGATGGATTATATCGACCATGTCGAGGTGTGCCGCCATCCGGACTTTGCGACCTTCCGCGCCGCCCGACCCGGCCGGCTGGTGCTGTTCAGCACCAAGGGGGACAAATCGCCTTACGAATTTTCCTTCGAGCGCGACGATATTTTGATGTTTGGCAAGGAAAGCGCGGGCGTTCCCGCCGACGTCGCCCAGCAGGCGGACGCCGTCCTGCGAATCCCGATCCGTGCGGGCGTGCGTTCGTTCAACCTTGCCACCTCGGCAGCGCTCGCCCTAGGCGAAGCACTGCGCCAGACCGGAGAATTGCCCCGATGA
- the petA gene encoding ubiquinol-cytochrome c reductase iron-sulfur subunit, whose protein sequence is MATLEENNAATVEGDHSLRRRDFINIAAVSFAGVGAVGVAIPLVRQMNPAADVLALASTEVDISKIAPGQAIKTQWRKQPVFVRNLTPQEIQAAKAVPLSELRDPQSLEERTKPGKENWLITLGVCTHLGCVPLGTGEGENRGPFGGYFCPCHGSAYDTAARIRQGPAPLNLQVPDYEFTSDTVVTIG, encoded by the coding sequence ATGGCCACGCTGGAAGAAAACAACGCCGCGACGGTGGAAGGCGATCACAGCCTTCGTCGCCGCGACTTCATCAATATCGCTGCCGTCAGCTTCGCCGGGGTCGGCGCGGTTGGCGTCGCCATCCCGCTGGTTCGCCAGATGAACCCGGCCGCCGACGTGCTGGCGCTGGCGTCGACCGAAGTCGACATCAGCAAGATTGCGCCGGGCCAGGCGATCAAGACCCAATGGCGCAAGCAGCCTGTCTTCGTCCGCAACCTGACGCCGCAGGAAATCCAGGCCGCCAAGGCGGTTCCGCTGAGCGAACTGCGCGACCCGCAGTCGCTGGAAGAGCGGACCAAGCCGGGCAAGGAAAACTGGCTGATCACGCTGGGCGTCTGCACCCACCTGGGCTGCGTGCCGCTGGGTACCGGCGAAGGCGAAAACCGCGGCCCGTTCGGCGGTTATTTCTGCCCGTGCCACGGCTCGGCCTACGACACCGCGGCCCGCATTCGCCAGGGGCCGGCACCGCTCAACCTGCAGGTGCCAGATTATGAATTCACGTCCGACACTGTCGTGACGATCGGCTAA
- a CDS encoding cytochrome b encodes MSFAWAKPYEPKTDLGRWVDQRLPLPRLVYGAIGGGYPVPRNLNYGWNFGVLSGIFLMVQIVTGIILAMHYYSYADGAFSSVEHIMRDVNAGWLLRYAHANGASFFFIVVYIHIFRGLFYGSYKAPREMVWMLGLVIYLLMMATAFMGYVLPWGQMSYWGAQVITGFFSAFPLVGETVRVWLLGGYAPDQAALTRFFSLHYLLPFVIAGVVILHIWSLHIPGSSNPTGVEVKTEKDTLPFHPFYTAKDGWFAGLFLMFYCAVVFFAPNALGHPDNYIPANPLATPAHIVPEWYFWPFYAILRSFTVDFILPAKLWGVLAMFSSILLLFFLPWLDRSPVRSGHYRPVFKRFFWILLIDVAILGYVGGAEISARNIALGQLAAAYYFAHFLIILPLISKFERPLPLPNSISESVLKGDAPERAPYGLDTTPAAAN; translated from the coding sequence ATGAGCTTTGCCTGGGCCAAGCCCTACGAACCCAAGACCGACCTTGGCCGCTGGGTCGACCAGCGCCTTCCGCTTCCGCGCCTGGTCTACGGTGCGATCGGCGGCGGTTATCCGGTGCCGCGCAACCTGAACTATGGTTGGAATTTCGGCGTCCTCAGCGGCATCTTCCTGATGGTGCAGATCGTCACCGGGATCATCCTGGCGATGCACTATTACAGTTATGCCGACGGCGCGTTCAGCTCGGTCGAGCATATCATGCGCGACGTCAACGCGGGCTGGCTGCTGCGCTATGCCCACGCCAACGGCGCCAGCTTCTTCTTCATCGTGGTCTACATCCACATCTTCCGCGGCCTGTTCTACGGATCCTACAAGGCGCCGCGCGAAATGGTGTGGATGCTCGGCCTCGTCATCTACCTGCTGATGATGGCGACCGCCTTCATGGGTTACGTCCTGCCCTGGGGCCAGATGAGTTATTGGGGCGCGCAGGTCATCACCGGCTTCTTCTCCGCCTTCCCGCTGGTCGGCGAGACGGTCCGCGTCTGGCTGCTCGGCGGCTATGCACCGGACCAGGCCGCGCTGACCCGCTTCTTCTCGCTTCACTACCTGCTGCCGTTCGTGATCGCCGGCGTGGTCATCCTCCACATCTGGTCGCTTCACATCCCGGGTTCGTCGAACCCGACCGGCGTCGAGGTGAAGACCGAAAAGGACACGCTGCCGTTCCACCCGTTCTACACGGCCAAGGACGGCTGGTTCGCCGGACTGTTCCTGATGTTCTACTGCGCCGTGGTGTTCTTCGCGCCCAACGCGCTGGGCCATCCGGACAACTATATCCCGGCCAACCCGCTGGCGACGCCGGCGCATATCGTCCCGGAATGGTATTTCTGGCCGTTCTACGCGATCCTGCGGTCGTTCACCGTCGACTTCATCCTGCCCGCGAAGCTGTGGGGCGTGCTGGCCATGTTCAGTTCGATCCTGCTGCTGTTCTTCCTGCCGTGGCTGGATCGTTCGCCGGTCCGCTCGGGCCACTACCGCCCGGTGTTCAAGCGCTTCTTCTGGATCCTGCTGATCGACGTCGCCATCCTCGGCTATGTCGGCGGTGCGGAAATCAGCGCGCGCAACATCGCGCTGGGCCAGCTCGCGGCGGCTTATTATTTCGCGCACTTCCTCATCATCCTGCCGCTTATCTCGAAGTTCGAACGGCCGCTGCCGCTGCCCAATTCGATTTCGGAAAGCGTGCTCAAGGGTGATGCGCCGGAACGCGCACCTTACGGGCTCGACACGACGCCCGCAGCGGCCAACTAA
- a CDS encoding cytochrome c1, with protein sequence MVRIIGFLVGLGFAGVLLISMIVNLVGYFQSPPEPTAEHEFHLHPKELHLASDGPFGNFKDTAQLQRGFQIYKEVCSGCHSLNRVAFRDLTGIGYNEGQVKTIASEWATEVPSINPETGEPATRKATPADHFPSPYANETAARAANNNALPPDLSLIVKAREGGAPYVYSILTGYQEQPAELLKKFPAAKTPPGLHYNPYFANLNIAMPQPLVSDGQVTYGPGNPKPTVDQMAKDISAFLVWAAEPKLAVRHQYGIVVLIFLLIATTLGFLSYQNIWAGVKGKKAAA encoded by the coding sequence ATGGTCCGCATCATTGGATTTCTCGTCGGTCTCGGTTTTGCCGGCGTCCTCCTCATCAGCATGATCGTCAACCTGGTGGGCTATTTCCAGAGCCCGCCGGAACCGACGGCCGAGCATGAATTTCACCTTCACCCGAAGGAGCTTCATCTCGCGTCGGACGGGCCGTTCGGCAATTTCAAGGACACGGCGCAGCTGCAGCGCGGCTTCCAGATCTACAAGGAAGTCTGCTCGGGCTGCCACAGCCTCAATCGCGTCGCGTTCCGTGACCTCACCGGCATCGGCTACAACGAAGGCCAGGTGAAGACGATCGCCAGCGAGTGGGCGACCGAAGTGCCGTCGATCAATCCGGAAACCGGCGAACCGGCGACCCGCAAGGCGACCCCGGCCGACCATTTCCCGAGCCCCTATGCCAACGAAACGGCGGCGCGGGCTGCGAACAACAATGCACTTCCGCCCGACCTGTCGCTGATCGTCAAGGCGCGTGAAGGCGGTGCGCCGTACGTCTATTCGATCCTGACGGGTTACCAGGAACAGCCGGCCGAGCTTCTGAAGAAGTTCCCGGCGGCCAAGACCCCGCCGGGCCTGCACTACAATCCCTATTTCGCGAACCTCAACATCGCGATGCCGCAGCCGCTGGTGTCCGACGGGCAGGTGACCTACGGTCCGGGCAATCCCAAGCCGACGGTCGACCAGATGGCCAAGGACATTTCGGCCTTCCTGGTGTGGGCGGCAGAACCCAAGCTGGCGGTGCGCCACCAGTATGGCATCGTCGTCCTGATCTTCCTGCTGATCGCCACGACGCTGGGCTTCCTCAGCTACCAGAACATCTGGGCCGGCGTGAAAGGCAAGAAGGCCGCGGCCTGA
- a CDS encoding adenine phosphoribosyltransferase — protein sequence MTGADDLKALVRTIPDFPKPGIQFRDITTLLLDRSGFARTVELLAASVGGPVDLVAAIDARGFAIGGALAEKLGAGLLLVRKDGKLPGASIAEDYALEYGSDRLTIHVDACTPGARVLVVDDLIATGGTAAATVRLVRRAGGNVVGARFVIDLPDLGGSAALRADGVDAVSLMSFDGD from the coding sequence ATGACCGGCGCTGACGACCTGAAGGCGCTGGTCCGCACCATCCCGGATTTCCCGAAGCCGGGAATCCAGTTTCGCGACATTACGACCTTACTTCTCGACCGTTCGGGTTTCGCCCGGACGGTCGAATTGCTTGCGGCCAGCGTCGGCGGCCCGGTCGACCTCGTCGCGGCGATCGACGCCCGCGGCTTCGCGATCGGCGGCGCGCTGGCCGAAAAGCTTGGGGCTGGGCTGCTATTGGTGCGCAAGGACGGCAAGCTGCCGGGTGCGTCCATCGCCGAGGATTATGCGCTGGAATATGGCAGCGACCGGCTGACCATCCACGTCGATGCCTGCACGCCGGGCGCGCGGGTACTGGTCGTCGACGACCTGATCGCGACCGGCGGGACGGCCGCCGCCACCGTGCGGCTGGTGCGGCGGGCAGGGGGCAATGTCGTTGGCGCCCGCTTCGTCATCGACTTGCCGGATCTCGGCGGCAGCGCCGCGCTACGTGCCGACGGGGTCGACGCGGTCAGCCTGATGTCGTTCGACGGCGATTAG
- a CDS encoding MaoC family dehydratase yields MKYLEDMVVGSEVHFGDYAVTREEVLEFARKYDPQPFHLSDEAAAKTHFGRMSASGWHTCAMTMSVLVSYLQRDPQAGLGSPGCDELRWKVPVYPGDTLHVYGKLVEVTPSRSKPNLGSVRTEMTVKNQHDQVVMSFTSIVLMLRRPAAA; encoded by the coding sequence ATGAAATATCTCGAAGACATGGTGGTCGGGTCCGAAGTCCATTTCGGCGACTATGCGGTCACGCGCGAGGAAGTGCTCGAATTCGCGCGCAAATATGATCCCCAGCCATTTCACTTGAGCGACGAGGCGGCGGCCAAGACCCACTTCGGGCGGATGTCGGCGTCGGGCTGGCACACCTGCGCGATGACCATGTCGGTGCTGGTCAGCTACCTGCAGCGCGACCCGCAGGCCGGCCTTGGCTCGCCCGGTTGCGACGAGCTGCGCTGGAAGGTTCCGGTCTATCCCGGCGATACGCTGCACGTGTACGGCAAGCTGGTCGAGGTGACGCCGTCCCGGTCGAAACCGAACCTGGGCAGCGTCCGGACCGAGATGACGGTCAAGAACCAGCACGACCAGGTGGTGATGAGCTTCACCTCGATCGTGCTGATGCTTCGGCGACCCGCCGCGGCCTAA
- a CDS encoding tetratricopeptide repeat-containing sulfotransferase family protein, whose protein sequence is MNRPPSPSHWNPRLIQAAIALHDNRLEIAEPLLKAHLKDDPFDAKAIRMLAELAWRIGRMKDAEHLLRRAVELAPGFTAARAQLALVLGRTGRPQEALPLLDLLFEQDGEDIGHWNLKAATVARLGDFDAAIGLYEQVLEKAPKQPKVWMSYGHMLKTVGRQDDAIAAYRRSIELAPQLGEAWWSLANLKTVRFDEADIAAMTQALQTSDLRDEDRFHLDFALGKAMHDAGRSDEAFAHYASANRLRLKSQPYSADDTAKAVDRAIATFDADLLRHATGGCDAPDPIFIVGMPRAGSTLVEQILASHSQVEGTSELPDLPAVARSVEGYPAAVARLDGDALHSLGRTYLDRASVQRRTQRPYFIDKLPNNWLYVPFIAMALPNAKIIDARRHPLGCCLSNFRQHFARGQAFTYALADVGRYYADYVRLMAHVDDALPGKVHRVIYERMVDDTEAEVRALLSYCGLEFEDACLSFYKTERAVRTASSEQVRQPIYRDATDEWRRYEAHLDPLKTALGSVLDAYPDAPSGF, encoded by the coding sequence GTGAATCGACCGCCTTCCCCATCGCACTGGAATCCGCGCCTGATACAGGCCGCCATCGCGCTGCACGACAATCGCCTCGAAATCGCCGAGCCATTGCTCAAGGCGCATCTCAAGGACGACCCGTTCGACGCCAAGGCGATCCGCATGCTGGCGGAACTCGCGTGGCGGATCGGCCGGATGAAGGACGCCGAACATCTGCTGCGCCGCGCGGTCGAATTGGCTCCGGGTTTCACGGCTGCGCGTGCCCAGCTGGCGCTGGTGTTGGGGCGGACGGGGCGCCCGCAGGAAGCGTTGCCGCTGCTCGACCTGCTGTTCGAACAGGATGGCGAGGATATCGGCCATTGGAACCTGAAGGCGGCGACGGTCGCGCGGCTGGGTGATTTCGACGCCGCCATCGGCCTCTACGAGCAGGTACTGGAAAAGGCGCCCAAGCAGCCCAAGGTGTGGATGAGCTACGGCCATATGCTCAAGACCGTCGGGCGGCAGGACGACGCCATCGCCGCCTACCGCCGCTCGATCGAACTGGCGCCGCAACTGGGCGAGGCATGGTGGAGCCTTGCCAATCTGAAGACGGTCCGGTTCGACGAGGCGGATATCGCGGCCATGACGCAGGCGCTTCAAACAAGCGACCTGCGCGACGAGGACCGCTTCCACCTCGATTTCGCGCTTGGCAAGGCGATGCACGATGCGGGGCGGTCGGACGAAGCCTTCGCCCATTACGCGTCGGCCAACCGGCTGCGGCTGAAAAGCCAGCCCTATAGCGCCGACGACACGGCCAAGGCGGTCGACCGGGCCATCGCGACGTTCGATGCCGATCTGCTGCGCCACGCCACCGGCGGCTGCGACGCGCCCGATCCCATTTTCATCGTCGGCATGCCGCGCGCCGGCTCGACCCTGGTCGAACAGATCCTCGCTTCGCACAGCCAAGTCGAAGGGACGTCGGAACTGCCCGACCTGCCCGCCGTGGCGCGCAGCGTCGAAGGCTACCCGGCGGCCGTTGCCAGGCTCGATGGCGATGCGCTCCATAGCCTTGGCCGGACCTATCTCGACCGGGCATCGGTCCAGCGGCGGACCCAGCGCCCCTATTTCATCGACAAGCTGCCCAACAACTGGCTCTACGTCCCGTTCATCGCCATGGCGCTGCCGAACGCGAAGATCATCGACGCCCGGCGCCATCCGCTCGGCTGCTGCCTGTCCAACTTCCGCCAGCATTTCGCCCGCGGCCAGGCGTTCACCTATGCGCTGGCCGACGTCGGCCGCTATTATGCCGACTATGTTCGCCTGATGGCGCATGTCGACGATGCGCTGCCGGGCAAGGTCCACCGCGTCATTTACGAACGGATGGTCGACGACACGGAGGCCGAGGTGCGCGCGCTGCTATCCTACTGCGGGCTCGAATTCGAAGACGCTTGCCTGTCGTTCTACAAGACCGAGCGCGCGGTCCGGACCGCCAGTTCGGAACAGGTGCGCCAGCCGATCTACCGCGACGCGACCGACGAATGGCGGCGATACGAGGCGCATCTGGACCCGCTCAAGACTGCGCTGGGATCGGTCCTCGACGCCTATCCGGACGCGCCGAGCGGCTTTTGA